In Nocardioides sp. WS12, the DNA window AGGCCGGGATGCGACTCCTGTGGGAGCCGTACGTCCCGACCCGGGCGCAGCTCGCGACCCTCAGCTGAGCAACGCGTCGACGTTCGGCAGGTCGTGGAACGTCGAGACCGTTCCTGCGTCGGCAAGCTCCCGGGCGGCGTGGAGGAAACCACTCCACGCCGTCTTGGCGAGCGTGCCGCCGACGCTGATCCGGCGGATGCCCAGGTCCGCCGCCTCGGCAACGGTCAGGAACGGCGCGTTGATCAGCAGGTTCACCGGCTTCGGAGCCACCGCCGCGACGACGGCCTTGATGTCCTCGACCAGCTCGATCCGAGGCGCGTAGAGGCAGTCGGCTCCGGCGTCGGCGTACGCGATCAATCGACGGATGGTCTCGTCGATGTCAGGGCGTCCGGCCACGAAACCCTCGGACCGAGCAGTGAGGACGACGCCGGTCCCCGACTGGTCGATCGCCTGGCGTGCGGCGCGAATCCGCTCGACGGAGAGGTCGAAGGCGAACAGGGGTTCGGCGTCGTCCTGCGAGGAGTCCTCGATCGAGAGGCCGGCGATCCCGGTCGCTGCCGCCAGCTTCACGTTCGCTGCGACGCCCTCGGGCTCGACCGCGAAACCGCCCTGGAAGTCCGCGTTCACGGGGATCTTGACCGCACCGGCAATCGCGCGAAGGTGGTCGAGCGCCTGCTCGAGCGAGAGTTCGTTGTCCGCGAGACCGAGCGTCCAGGCCGCGCCCGCACTGGTGGTGGCCAGCGCCGGAAAACCCAGCTGCTCGAGGACCCGGGCGCTGCCGATGTCCCAGGGATTCGGCATCACGAAACAGCCCGAGAGGTGCAGCTCGTGGAACGCGGCGGTGCGTTCGTCGTACGTGGTCATCGGACTCCCCAGGCATAGGTCTGTTTGCGCAGCTTCAGGTAGACGTGGGTCTCCGTCGACACCACGCCCTTGATGGTGCGGATGCGCCCGGACACGATCTCCAGCAGGTGGTCGTCGCTCTCGCAGACGACCTCGACCAGCAGGTCGTAGGACCCGGCGGTGATCACGACGTAGTCGATCTCGTCGATCGCCGCGAGCGCGTCGGCGATCGGTTCGAGCTGGCCGGTCGCCTTGATGCCGATCATCGCCTGGCGGGCGAAACCCATCTCGGTGGGATCCGTGACCGCCACGACCTGGACGACGCCACCGTCGACGAGGCGCTGCACACGTTGGCGCACCGCGGCCTCCGAGAGCCCGACGGCCTTGCCGATGGAGGCATAGGAACGGCGGCCGTCCTCCTGGAGCTCGGCGATGATCGCCTTCGAGACGTCGTCCAGCACGACCGGGCGGGATTTGTTCACGGGCACGATCCTCACAGGGTTCAGGCACCCCACGCAACACGCATGTACGGATTCCGTTGCGATCATGTCAACTGACCACGGAATCACTTGTCACGGGTGGCCGGTCGTGTCACGATGCGCACATCTTGATTCGGAGGTGGCATCCGTTGGTCTCTCCCCAACTGAGTCGCAGGACCATGCTGCGCGGCGGCTCCGGGCTGCTCCTCGGCGCGGGCGGCCTGGCAGCACTCCCCCTGTTCGGAACCCCAGACCGCAAGCAGGACCCCTCGCAGTGCACGACGCGCGACCTGTCGGAGTCCGACAAGCGCCTGGTCGTGTCGAACTGGCCGGGCTACCTCGACGAGGACGACGGTGAGTACACCTCGACGCTCACCGACTTCCAGAAGGCGATGGGCATCGAGGTCAGCTACACCGCCGACGTCAACGACAACCTCGAGTTCTTCGCCAAGGTCGTCAACCAGCTCGGCTCCTGCCAGTCCTCCAAGCGTGACCTGTTCATGCTCACCGACTGGATGGCCGCCCGGATGATCCAGGTCGGGTGGATCCAGCCCCTCGACAAGGCGAAGGTCCCGAACCTGCACGCCAACCTGATCGACTCCCTCGCCGGAGTCGGCTGGGACCCCGACCGCACCTACTCCGCGCCCTGGCAGAGCGGGCTCACCGGCATCGCTTACAACAAGTCGAAGGTCAAGGAGGTCCGCTCCTTCTCCGAGCTGCTCAGCCGCCCGGACCTCAAGGGCCGCGTCTCCCTGCTGACCGAGATGCGCGACACCATGGGCCTGATCATGCTCAGCGAGGGCGCCGACCCCGCGAAGTTCACCGACGGCGACTGGGACACGGCCCTCGAGCGGCTGCGCAAGGCGCGCGGGGACGGGCAGATCCGGGCCTTCACCGGCAACGAGTACATCCAGGACCTCGCCGCCGGCAATGTCGTGGCCTGCGAGGCGTGGTCCGGCGACGTCGCCGCGGCCGAGGACGAGAACCTCGTGTTCGTCACGCCCGAAGAAGGCCAGATGATCTGGGCCGACAACATGCTGGTGCCGAACCTCGCCGCCCACAAGGGCAACGCCGAGAAGTGGATCAACTACTACTACGAGCCCGAAGTGGCGGCGAAGCTCGCGGCGTACGTCTGGTACATCTGCCCGGTCAAGGGCGCCCAGGAAGCCATGGAGAAGGTCGACCCGAGCCTCGTCGACAACCCGCTGATCTTCCCGACCGCCGAGTCGCTGGCCACCACCCACTCGTTCATGGCCCTCGAGGAGTTCCAGATCCGCGCCTACGAAGGAGATTTCGCTGATGTCATTGGCGGCTGACAGCTCGCGGAGCCTCCGGCTCACCGCGCTCACCAAGGAGTTCAGCACCTTCACCGCGGTGAAGGCTCTCGACCTGGAGATCCCCGCAGGGAAGTT includes these proteins:
- a CDS encoding Lrp/AsnC family transcriptional regulator; translation: MNKSRPVVLDDVSKAIIAELQEDGRRSYASIGKAVGLSEAAVRQRVQRLVDGGVVQVVAVTDPTEMGFARQAMIGIKATGQLEPIADALAAIDEIDYVVITAGSYDLLVEVVCESDDHLLEIVSGRIRTIKGVVSTETHVYLKLRKQTYAWGVR
- a CDS encoding spermidine/putrescine ABC transporter substrate-binding protein — protein: MLRGGSGLLLGAGGLAALPLFGTPDRKQDPSQCTTRDLSESDKRLVVSNWPGYLDEDDGEYTSTLTDFQKAMGIEVSYTADVNDNLEFFAKVVNQLGSCQSSKRDLFMLTDWMAARMIQVGWIQPLDKAKVPNLHANLIDSLAGVGWDPDRTYSAPWQSGLTGIAYNKSKVKEVRSFSELLSRPDLKGRVSLLTEMRDTMGLIMLSEGADPAKFTDGDWDTALERLRKARGDGQIRAFTGNEYIQDLAAGNVVACEAWSGDVAAAEDENLVFVTPEEGQMIWADNMLVPNLAAHKGNAEKWINYYYEPEVAAKLAAYVWYICPVKGAQEAMEKVDPSLVDNPLIFPTAESLATTHSFMALEEFQIRAYEGDFADVIGG
- a CDS encoding isocitrate lyase/phosphoenolpyruvate mutase family protein, which encodes MTTYDERTAAFHELHLSGCFVMPNPWDIGSARVLEQLGFPALATTSAGAAWTLGLADNELSLEQALDHLRAIAGAVKIPVNADFQGGFAVEPEGVAANVKLAAATGIAGLSIEDSSQDDAEPLFAFDLSVERIRAARQAIDQSGTGVVLTARSEGFVAGRPDIDETIRRLIAYADAGADCLYAPRIELVEDIKAVVAAVAPKPVNLLINAPFLTVAEAADLGIRRISVGGTLAKTAWSGFLHAARELADAGTVSTFHDLPNVDALLS